The following are encoded in a window of Roseimaritima ulvae genomic DNA:
- a CDS encoding TIGR03364 family FAD-dependent oxidoreductase → MTVDHHDADLIVIGGGVLGAFHAYHALQRGLKVILLERHAAPQGATVRNFGQVVPSGLDQHWQQFGRQSLQIYNTIQAQFDISIRQQGSVYIASDAEELTLIEELHAINAANDYTSQLWTAAECRQRYPQLRSDYCGGGLFFPDELSVNPRMMVHRLHQFLAQQPGFNSHFQTPVCELASAAHGRVQATSTDGRRFTADKALVCCGSEFQMLFPQLFHASDLQAVKLQMLRLKPQSSMQLPGNILTGRSIRRYESFSQCPSWHEIQARQDADDFAAKWGIHILFKQEADGGIILGDSHEYAPASQIDTLDFDIRSDINQCFIDEGRQIFDLASWDIETSWYGVYCQTKNPAGIFTQTIDNHIHIVTGIGGKGMTSSAGFAKQHLEEIYND, encoded by the coding sequence TTGACTGTCGACCATCACGATGCGGATTTAATTGTTATTGGCGGAGGCGTGCTGGGGGCGTTCCATGCCTATCACGCTCTTCAACGCGGCTTAAAGGTAATCCTGCTGGAACGACACGCCGCGCCGCAAGGAGCCACGGTGCGCAACTTCGGCCAGGTGGTGCCTTCGGGACTGGACCAGCACTGGCAGCAGTTTGGCCGCCAAAGTTTGCAGATCTACAATACGATTCAAGCTCAATTCGATATTTCGATTCGACAACAAGGCAGCGTATACATCGCCTCGGATGCCGAAGAGTTGACGCTGATCGAAGAACTGCACGCGATCAATGCGGCCAACGATTACACATCGCAATTGTGGACGGCGGCGGAGTGTCGTCAGCGATACCCGCAGCTGAGAAGCGATTATTGCGGTGGTGGCTTGTTCTTTCCCGATGAATTGTCGGTAAACCCACGCATGATGGTGCACCGTTTACACCAGTTCCTCGCTCAACAACCGGGCTTTAACAGCCACTTCCAAACGCCCGTCTGCGAATTGGCTTCAGCCGCCCACGGCCGCGTCCAGGCGACAAGCACCGACGGCCGACGGTTCACCGCCGACAAGGCCTTGGTCTGCTGTGGAAGTGAGTTTCAGATGCTGTTTCCCCAACTGTTTCATGCCAGCGACCTGCAAGCCGTCAAGCTGCAGATGCTGCGACTGAAACCTCAGTCGAGCATGCAGCTGCCCGGAAATATTCTCACCGGTCGCTCGATCCGCCGCTATGAAAGTTTTTCGCAGTGTCCTTCCTGGCATGAAATTCAAGCACGTCAAGACGCTGATGACTTCGCCGCGAAGTGGGGAATCCATATCCTGTTCAAGCAAGAAGCCGACGGAGGCATCATTCTGGGCGACTCACACGAATACGCGCCGGCCTCCCAGATCGATACTCTGGACTTTGACATTCGCAGCGATATCAACCAGTGTTTCATCGACGAAGGCCGGCAGATCTTTGATTTGGCGTCCTGGGACATCGAAACGTCATGGTACGGTGTGTACTGCCAAACCAAAAATCCTGCGGGGATTTTTACCCAAACCATCGATAACCACATCCACATCGTTACCGGCATTGGCGGCAAAGGCATGACCAGCAGTGCCGGATTTGCCAAGCAGCATCTGGAAGAGATTTACAATGATTGA
- a CDS encoding phosphonatase-like hydrolase, protein MIELVVFDMAGTTVDEDNVVYKTVRAAINAAGYAFTQDQVQAAGAGKEKSQAIRDVLALDGNPHSDEEVAAIFSDFKQRLAQAYTDLDVREQPGATDVFAALRDRGIKVVLNTGYDRATAEGLIKKIGWTVGEQVDALVTASDVSNGRPAPDMIQKAMQLTGVASPQAVAKVGDSGIDIEEGQNADCGMTFGITTGAQNEALLQQSKPTAILHSLSELLDALAQPVSP, encoded by the coding sequence ATGATTGAATTAGTCGTTTTTGACATGGCGGGCACGACCGTTGATGAAGACAACGTGGTCTACAAAACCGTCCGCGCGGCGATCAACGCAGCCGGCTACGCGTTTACGCAGGATCAAGTCCAAGCAGCCGGTGCGGGCAAAGAAAAATCGCAGGCGATCCGCGACGTGTTGGCCCTCGATGGCAACCCTCACAGCGACGAAGAAGTGGCAGCGATCTTTTCCGACTTCAAACAGCGACTGGCTCAGGCCTACACGGATTTGGACGTCCGCGAACAACCAGGCGCCACCGACGTGTTCGCCGCTCTTCGCGACCGCGGCATCAAAGTTGTGCTCAACACCGGATACGATCGTGCCACGGCGGAAGGTCTGATCAAAAAAATCGGCTGGACGGTCGGCGAGCAAGTTGACGCATTGGTCACGGCCAGCGATGTCAGCAACGGCCGCCCGGCACCCGACATGATCCAAAAAGCGATGCAGCTGACGGGCGTCGCCTCGCCCCAAGCCGTGGCCAAAGTCGGCGATTCGGGCATCGATATCGAAGAAGGACAAAACGCCGATTGCGGCATGACCTTCGGCATCACCACAGGGGCCCAGAATGAGGCGCTCTTGCAACAATCCAAGCCCACGGCCATCCTGCACAGTCTATCGGAATTGCTAGACGCCCTCGCCCAACCCGTCTCCCCGTAG
- a CDS encoding HD domain-containing protein: MNHAPASPSHPLVEQTEAIVRQRMAGQQAGHGIDHVLRVLQSAREIQRHVGGDPLTIDLAVLLHDVGDAKFHDGVERSEEFAREILGELGADETLVEHVAHIVNNISFRKGDAAEPLTLEGKIVQDADRLDALGAIGIVRTIEYGAAFGQPFYSHDGETSKTGVGHFHDKLFKLKDLLNTDAARQMAEQREQFMHAFLEQFFSECGTGSR, translated from the coding sequence ATGAACCACGCCCCCGCTTCCCCCTCACACCCGCTGGTCGAACAGACCGAGGCCATCGTGCGGCAACGCATGGCTGGTCAGCAAGCCGGCCACGGCATCGACCACGTGTTGCGCGTGCTGCAATCCGCGCGTGAAATTCAGCGGCATGTCGGTGGCGATCCGTTGACGATCGACCTAGCCGTGCTGCTGCACGACGTGGGGGATGCCAAGTTTCATGATGGGGTCGAACGCAGCGAAGAGTTTGCGCGGGAAATTTTAGGGGAACTGGGCGCGGATGAAACGCTGGTCGAACACGTCGCCCATATCGTCAACAACATCTCGTTCCGCAAAGGCGACGCGGCGGAGCCGCTGACGCTGGAGGGAAAGATTGTCCAAGACGCCGACCGCTTGGACGCATTGGGCGCGATCGGCATCGTAAGGACGATCGAATACGGAGCCGCATTTGGTCAGCCGTTTTATTCGCACGACGGGGAGACGAGTAAGACCGGAGTCGGGCATTTCCACGACAAACTATTCAAATTGAAAGACCTGCTGAACACCGACGCCGCGCGACAAATGGCCGAACAGCGCGAACAATTCATGCACGCCTTCCTGGAACAGTTCTTTTCGGAATGCGGCACAGGGTCACGCTAA
- a CDS encoding HAD family hydrolase gives MTDNIRALIFDCDGTLADTMPLHYIAWRDTLASHGFTFTETQFYSLGGQPTDKIIQLLSREQGIEVDVPVVAQQKELAFLESIDEVEPIQPIVDIALAHHGKYPMGVGSGGQREIVKRIIARLGLTDTFGCVVGSEDTELHKPHPDVFLEVAKRLGVPPEHCRVYEDADLGVEAARRAGMECFDVRTIHTPRRITA, from the coding sequence TTGACTGACAACATTCGCGCCCTGATATTTGATTGCGATGGCACGTTGGCCGACACCATGCCGCTGCATTACATCGCTTGGCGAGACACCCTGGCCAGCCACGGTTTTACTTTCACCGAAACGCAGTTCTATTCGCTCGGTGGACAACCCACCGACAAGATCATCCAACTGCTGTCACGTGAACAGGGAATCGAAGTGGACGTGCCGGTCGTCGCCCAACAGAAGGAGCTGGCGTTCTTGGAGTCCATCGATGAGGTGGAACCGATCCAGCCGATTGTCGACATCGCCCTGGCGCACCATGGCAAGTATCCGATGGGCGTGGGCTCGGGCGGCCAGCGCGAGATCGTCAAACGAATCATCGCTCGCCTGGGACTGACGGACACCTTTGGCTGCGTCGTGGGGTCCGAAGACACCGAGCTACACAAGCCTCATCCGGATGTGTTTCTGGAAGTCGCCAAACGCTTGGGTGTTCCGCCTGAGCACTGTCGCGTGTATGAAGATGCGGACCTGGGCGTCGAAGCGGCTCGCCGCGCCGGCATGGAGTGTTTTGACGTCCGCACCATCCACACGCCCCGACGCATTACCGCGTAA
- the ylqF gene encoding ribosome biogenesis GTPase YlqF has translation MAIQWFPGHMHKARLEIQATLPKVDVVIEVLDARIPYSSENPMLAELRGDKPCLKVLAKSDLADDALTDTWLGYLEQSAGIRAQAVSTEDVPSIRRLRHVAARMLPHREGRTINAMIVGIPNVGKSTIINFLAGKKIAKTGNTPAITKQQQRVRIGEGVTLLDTPGVLWPNVHNVNSGYRLALIGSVKETAMDYADIGFFAARYMLAQYPDRLAERYQLDSLPETELETIEAIGRKRGCLGKGNVVDIDRASRILVTELRSGGLGRLTLETPETMEREKIQTAQAIAEKEARKTKKDAMRKKRFRDQQRAKRKSREME, from the coding sequence ATGGCCATTCAGTGGTTCCCCGGCCACATGCACAAGGCGCGGCTTGAGATTCAAGCCACGCTTCCCAAAGTGGATGTGGTCATCGAAGTGCTCGACGCCCGGATTCCGTATTCCAGCGAAAACCCCATGCTGGCGGAACTTCGCGGCGACAAACCCTGCTTAAAAGTGTTGGCCAAGAGCGATCTGGCCGACGACGCGTTGACCGACACCTGGCTGGGCTACCTGGAACAGTCCGCCGGAATCCGCGCCCAAGCGGTCAGCACCGAGGACGTTCCCTCCATTCGGCGACTGCGGCACGTCGCCGCCCGAATGCTCCCGCACCGAGAAGGCCGCACGATCAACGCCATGATCGTGGGCATCCCCAACGTGGGTAAATCCACGATCATCAACTTTCTGGCCGGCAAAAAAATCGCCAAGACCGGCAACACGCCGGCGATTACCAAACAGCAGCAACGCGTTCGCATCGGCGAAGGCGTCACCTTATTGGATACGCCCGGCGTGCTGTGGCCCAATGTCCATAACGTAAACAGCGGCTACCGACTGGCGCTGATCGGTTCGGTCAAAGAAACCGCCATGGACTACGCCGATATTGGATTCTTTGCCGCCCGTTACATGCTGGCCCAGTACCCCGATCGTTTGGCGGAACGATACCAGTTGGACTCGCTGCCCGAAACCGAATTGGAAACCATTGAAGCGATCGGTCGAAAACGCGGTTGCTTGGGGAAAGGCAACGTCGTCGACATTGACCGTGCGTCACGGATTTTGGTCACGGAACTTCGGTCTGGAGGATTGGGGCGATTGACGCTGGAAACGCCGGAGACGATGGAACGCGAAAAAATCCAAACGGCTCAAGCGATCGCCGAAAAGGAAGCTCGCAAGACCAAAAAAGACGCGATGAGAAAGAAGCGGTTCCGCGACCAACAGCGAGCCAAACGCAAATCCCGCGAAATGGAATGA
- a CDS encoding TAXI family TRAP transporter solute-binding subunit translates to MSFPKNSLLTEHFRETRRQVRGLVLKIWGGGFLLVLIGFALAWFYIQPAPPRTIVIATGVEEGAYFDFASSYADYLREQGVVLELRTTAGSLENYRLLQTDPEVNLAVVQGGSAPDAIRRAGNIEALASLYFEPVWVFYRGDETLADLRELSDMRIAVGLAGSGTESIARLLLEENGIDQAGAKVVHAGGADAARQLLQGQVDAAVFVMSPQADIIRQLIGSPGIRLLDFGRHAAYAHRHPFLTSVTLKRGVIDLQRDYPSKDVHLIAPAANLVATAELHDALIPLLLRAASETHRRDGSLLQHGRLPSTEFIEFPLNGSAQRYFENGPPFLQKYLPFWIASAVDRGKILLLPAITLLFPLLRVAPPLYRWRIRSRIYRWYEILRGIESDLRAPEDAEVLQKHAETLATMEGELDDVRSVPLAYMQEFYNLRLHVEFVERRLKRVVESEDFG, encoded by the coding sequence ATGAGTTTTCCTAAGAATAGTTTGTTGACCGAGCATTTCCGCGAGACCCGGCGACAGGTCCGTGGGCTGGTGTTGAAGATCTGGGGCGGCGGGTTTTTATTGGTCCTGATCGGTTTTGCGTTGGCTTGGTTTTACATCCAGCCGGCACCGCCACGGACGATCGTGATTGCCACCGGAGTAGAGGAAGGCGCGTATTTTGATTTCGCCAGCAGTTATGCCGATTATCTGCGGGAGCAGGGCGTGGTGCTGGAACTGCGAACAACCGCCGGGTCCCTGGAAAACTATCGGTTGCTGCAGACGGATCCAGAGGTGAATTTGGCGGTGGTGCAAGGCGGATCGGCGCCCGACGCCATCCGCCGGGCCGGCAATATCGAAGCCCTGGCCAGTTTGTATTTCGAGCCCGTGTGGGTGTTTTATCGTGGCGACGAAACGCTCGCGGACCTGCGGGAACTGAGCGACATGCGAATTGCCGTCGGCTTGGCGGGCAGCGGAACCGAGTCGATCGCACGGCTGTTGCTAGAGGAAAACGGCATCGATCAGGCGGGAGCCAAAGTCGTGCACGCCGGTGGGGCGGACGCCGCGCGGCAACTGCTGCAGGGACAAGTCGATGCAGCGGTGTTTGTGATGTCACCCCAAGCCGACATCATTCGACAGTTGATCGGCAGCCCAGGTATCCGCTTGTTGGACTTCGGCCGACACGCCGCGTATGCCCATCGCCATCCGTTCTTGACCTCGGTAACCCTGAAACGGGGGGTGATCGATTTGCAACGCGATTATCCCTCCAAGGACGTGCACCTGATCGCCCCGGCCGCCAACTTGGTGGCGACGGCGGAGTTGCATGATGCTCTGATTCCGCTGTTGCTGCGAGCGGCCAGCGAAACGCATCGTCGCGATGGCAGTCTATTGCAGCACGGGCGGTTGCCGTCGACCGAGTTTATTGAGTTTCCGTTAAACGGATCGGCCCAGCGTTATTTTGAAAATGGGCCTCCCTTCTTGCAGAAATATTTGCCGTTCTGGATCGCCTCGGCCGTCGATCGCGGCAAAATCCTGTTATTGCCCGCGATCACGCTTCTGTTCCCGCTGCTGCGTGTCGCTCCGCCTTTGTACCGCTGGCGAATTCGTTCTCGCATCTATCGCTGGTATGAAATCCTGCGGGGCATCGAGTCGGATTTGAGGGCTCCCGAGGACGCCGAGGTGCTGCAGAAGCACGCCGAAACATTGGCCACCATGGAGGGGGAACTGGACGACGTCCGCAGCGTGCCGCTGGCCTATATGCAGGAATTCTACAACCTGCGATTGCATGTGGAATTTGTCGAACGCCGCTTAAAACGCGTCGTCGAATCGGAGGATTTCGGTTAA
- a CDS encoding RNA 2'-phosphotransferase, with amino-acid sequence MNKRLTRISKYLTFVLRHHPESIGMQLEPYGWLNVEQLVENANAHGKSITVERVHEVIAAQETPLFELSDDQQRIRAL; translated from the coding sequence ATGAACAAACGACTCACCCGAATCAGTAAATATCTGACCTTTGTCCTCCGCCATCACCCCGAATCGATTGGCATGCAACTGGAGCCCTACGGTTGGCTGAATGTCGAGCAATTGGTGGAAAACGCCAATGCTCATGGCAAATCGATTACCGTCGAACGGGTCCATGAAGTGATCGCCGCTCAGGAAACGCCGCTGTTCGAACTGAGCGACGACCAGCAGCGCATTCGGGCGCTATGA
- a CDS encoding methyltransferase domain-containing protein yields the protein MTLQTIDVPDSIKQLPLSQPALRLIDEANERIEAFMLSDQRVIENFVTCDFHLVDQALHWIQENHLLAGNRFCEWGSGFGVAAMLAAVREMESAGIEIEPPLVEQSCRLADRLHIDAGFYCGSFVPRDLADVWDLGAGIEHVETDEGDVYEEIGWGPEDFDLFFAFPWPGEHTFFEAVFEASAADGSLLLTYRGREGMNLVRKI from the coding sequence ATGACTCTGCAAACGATTGACGTCCCCGATTCGATCAAACAACTCCCCTTGTCGCAGCCCGCGCTGCGGTTGATCGATGAAGCCAATGAACGCATCGAAGCGTTTATGCTGTCCGATCAACGCGTTATCGAAAATTTTGTCACCTGCGACTTTCACTTGGTCGATCAAGCCCTGCACTGGATCCAAGAAAACCACCTGTTGGCGGGCAACCGATTCTGCGAATGGGGCAGCGGGTTTGGCGTGGCCGCGATGTTAGCGGCCGTGCGGGAGATGGAATCGGCGGGGATCGAAATCGAACCGCCCCTGGTGGAACAGTCCTGTCGCTTGGCGGACCGCTTGCACATCGATGCCGGATTTTACTGCGGCAGTTTTGTGCCCCGAGATCTGGCGGACGTGTGGGACTTGGGGGCGGGCATCGAACACGTGGAAACCGATGAGGGAGACGTGTACGAGGAGATCGGCTGGGGACCGGAGGACTTTGATCTGTTTTTCGCTTTCCCCTGGCCCGGCGAACACACGTTTTTCGAAGCCGTGTTCGAAGCCTCCGCCGCCGATGGCAGCCTACTGCTGACCTACCGCGGCCGCGAAGGCATGAACCTGGTCCGCAAAATCTAG
- a CDS encoding FAD-dependent oxidoreductase — translation MNRLKPQRTLVLLGIGHTNAHIVRRWITDPVPACRLVCISKFPFATYSGMLPGTLSEQFEPAEMEISLAPLVERAGGELVVDEVVGLNRESQTIHFAGREALAFDALSVGVGSMPAGWKDFESPALVPIKPMQTFVERWESRLRTCQRAPRCVIVGGGVAGVEVALCLRTRLQRHPARQDASVTIVTSGSEIAQGMTATSQRKLLAILAQRGVEVRTDFRVTQIDDSTFHSTSGDTQDADAIIWATGAAAPPILTKLNLPTDGRGFLTTEPTLRTTAGLPVFAVGDSGTIPSDPAPKAGVYAVRQAPILWHNLNATLREDDSLKPYHPQKGFMKILNTGDGKALLEYKGFSVHARWCWWLKCWIDKRFIRKYQAPF, via the coding sequence TTGAATAGGTTGAAACCACAACGCACTCTCGTGCTGTTGGGGATCGGGCACACCAACGCGCATATCGTTCGTCGCTGGATCACCGACCCGGTTCCCGCTTGCCGCCTGGTTTGTATTTCCAAATTTCCCTTTGCCACCTACTCGGGCATGCTGCCGGGCACACTGTCCGAGCAGTTTGAACCCGCGGAGATGGAAATCTCGCTGGCACCGTTGGTCGAACGGGCCGGGGGCGAACTGGTGGTGGACGAGGTCGTGGGGTTGAACCGCGAATCCCAAACGATTCATTTCGCCGGGCGCGAAGCGTTGGCGTTCGACGCCCTGTCGGTGGGAGTCGGATCGATGCCGGCCGGCTGGAAAGACTTCGAGTCTCCGGCGCTGGTTCCGATCAAACCGATGCAAACGTTTGTCGAGCGTTGGGAAAGCAGGCTGCGGACCTGCCAGCGCGCGCCGCGATGTGTGATTGTGGGCGGAGGCGTGGCGGGGGTGGAAGTCGCACTGTGTTTAAGAACTCGCCTCCAACGGCACCCCGCCCGACAGGACGCCTCGGTGACGATCGTTACCAGCGGCAGCGAGATCGCCCAAGGCATGACCGCCACCAGCCAGCGAAAATTGTTGGCAATCCTTGCACAACGCGGCGTCGAAGTGCGGACCGATTTTCGCGTTACGCAAATCGATGACAGCACGTTCCACAGCACATCCGGCGACACACAGGACGCCGACGCGATTATCTGGGCGACCGGTGCCGCGGCCCCACCGATCCTCACCAAACTCAATCTGCCAACCGACGGCCGCGGCTTTCTGACCACCGAACCGACGCTCCGTACGACGGCCGGCCTGCCGGTTTTTGCGGTTGGCGATTCGGGTACGATCCCTTCCGACCCGGCTCCCAAGGCCGGTGTGTACGCGGTCCGCCAGGCGCCCATCCTCTGGCATAACCTGAACGCAACCCTTCGCGAGGACGACTCGCTGAAACCCTATCATCCGCAGAAGGGCTTTATGAAAATTCTCAATACCGGCGACGGTAAGGCGTTGCTGGAGTACAAGGGGTTCAGCGTCCACGCTCGCTGGTGCTGGTGGTTGAAGTGTTGGATCGACAAACGGTTTATTCGCAAGTACCAGGCGCCGTTTTAG
- a CDS encoding rhodanese-like domain-containing protein → MKNTLLLLFVVVLCGCSQTAPPASDASPAAEPAAVDSGDSPAPEDSADGSTSTSEPLIIDVRSEQEWDDGHLAQAVHIPHTEIADKIAAHTDDKDAKIIVYCAVGGRAGTAKETLEEQGFTNVENGGGYDDMKKRFE, encoded by the coding sequence ATGAAAAACACCCTACTGCTGCTGTTCGTCGTCGTCCTCTGTGGCTGTTCGCAAACGGCTCCCCCGGCGTCCGATGCAAGTCCCGCTGCCGAGCCCGCCGCGGTCGACTCCGGCGATTCCCCCGCTCCGGAGGATTCGGCAGACGGCTCTACATCTACCAGTGAGCCGCTGATCATCGACGTCCGCTCGGAGCAAGAATGGGACGATGGCCATCTCGCTCAAGCCGTACACATTCCACACACCGAGATCGCTGACAAGATCGCCGCACACACCGACGACAAAGACGCGAAAATCATCGTGTACTGTGCGGTCGGAGGCCGCGCTGGGACAGCGAAAGAAACTCTGGAAGAACAGGGGTTTACCAACGTCGAAAACGGCGGCGGATATGACGATATGAAAAAACGGTTTGAATAG